A window of the Oscillospiraceae bacterium NTUH-002-81 genome harbors these coding sequences:
- a CDS encoding acyl carrier protein, with protein sequence MTNLEKYDKAFLSNLKVTKDQLPGLKYRGIEAWDSVAHMDLIADLEDAFDIMMEMKDILDFNSYEHGKVVLKEVYGVDVEK encoded by the coding sequence ATGACAAATTTAGAGAAGTATGACAAAGCATTTCTGAGCAACCTGAAAGTGACTAAGGATCAGCTGCCGGGCCTGAAATACCGTGGCATCGAGGCATGGGATTCTGTTGCACATATGGATCTGATCGCTGATCTGGAGGATGCATTTGATATCATGATGGAGATGAAGGACATTCTGGATTTCAACTCCTACGAGCATGGCAAAGTGGTTCTGAAAGAGGTTTACGGCGTAGACGTAGAGAAGTAG
- a CDS encoding SDR family NAD(P)-dependent oxidoreductase, which produces MLLENKTAVITGCMQGIGQAVMDLFAREGADIFACCQCETEEFKEHIAALSAETGREIIPVYFDLRDDDAIREGAHTIQKAKKKIDMLINVAGIADDAYFQMMSMESLKNTFQVDFFSQMLLTQYMVKLMMRNKKGSIVNVSSMIGLDGNAGQLAYSAAKAAMATATKTLSAELAEKGIRVNAVAPGVIDTAMTSVLSEEILNRQLANADIKRKGTPAEVAEVILFLASDRASYVTGQVVRVDAGIG; this is translated from the coding sequence ATGCTGTTGGAGAATAAGACAGCGGTCATCACCGGATGTATGCAGGGGATCGGCCAGGCGGTCATGGATCTTTTCGCAAGAGAGGGTGCGGACATTTTTGCCTGCTGTCAGTGTGAGACAGAGGAATTCAAGGAGCATATCGCTGCGCTGTCCGCAGAGACAGGCAGAGAGATCATCCCGGTGTATTTTGACCTGCGGGATGACGACGCCATCCGGGAAGGTGCCCATACCATTCAGAAAGCGAAGAAGAAGATCGATATGCTGATCAATGTGGCAGGCATCGCAGACGACGCCTATTTCCAGATGATGAGCATGGAGAGCCTGAAAAATACATTCCAGGTGGATTTCTTTTCCCAGATGCTGCTGACCCAGTATATGGTGAAGCTGATGATGCGCAATAAGAAGGGCAGCATCGTGAATGTTTCCAGCATGATCGGCTTGGACGGCAATGCCGGACAGCTGGCCTACTCTGCTGCCAAGGCAGCCATGGCCACAGCCACGAAGACGCTCTCCGCAGAGCTGGCAGAGAAAGGCATCCGCGTCAATGCGGTGGCGCCCGGTGTCATTGACACTGCCATGACGTCCGTTCTCTCGGAGGAGATCCTGAACCGTCAGCTGGCAAATGCGGACATCAAGCGCAAGGGAACGCCTGCCGAGGTGGCAGAGGTGATCCTGTTCCTGGCCAGCGACCGGGCAAGCTATGTGACCGGACAGGTGGTTCGGGTAGATGCCGGGATCGGCTGA
- a CDS encoding MBL fold metallo-hydrolase, which produces METIRIERITDPLTTGNCYILLENGHAVIIDPNDEDRIEEVLRQYEAEPDYVLLTHEHADHISGLNGLREHYRFQTVASLPCSRRIQDIRSNLSRIFGVYLIFITGERVRNYPKFVCEAADVTFEERLLFAWQEHKFEMVLTPGHSPGSAAIRLDEKWLFSGDSLLGDREVVVRFDGGSEEDFLTKAVPYYRSLPENTRVYPGHGEPFLLKDGIFQPARPQVEP; this is translated from the coding sequence ATGGAAACGATAAGAATAGAGCGGATCACAGATCCGCTGACCACCGGGAATTGTTATATCCTCCTGGAAAACGGTCACGCGGTGATCATTGATCCCAACGACGAAGACAGAATCGAAGAGGTATTGCGTCAGTATGAGGCAGAACCCGACTATGTGCTGCTGACCCACGAACATGCGGATCACATCAGCGGACTCAACGGGCTGCGGGAGCATTACCGGTTCCAGACAGTGGCTTCTCTTCCATGCAGCCGACGGATACAGGATATCCGAAGCAATCTCTCGAGAATTTTCGGGGTATATTTGATTTTCATAACGGGAGAACGGGTTCGGAATTATCCGAAGTTTGTATGTGAGGCAGCCGATGTGACCTTTGAGGAGCGGCTGCTTTTTGCGTGGCAGGAGCATAAGTTTGAGATGGTGCTGACGCCGGGACATTCCCCGGGCAGTGCGGCCATCCGTCTGGACGAAAAATGGCTGTTCAGCGGAGATTCCCTGCTGGGAGACCGGGAGGTGGTCGTCCGGTTTGACGGCGGCAGCGAGGAAGATTTTCTGACAAAGGCAGTGCCTTATTACCGGTCATTGCCGGAGAACACGCGGGTATATCCGGGACACGGGGAGCCGTTTCTTTTGAAAGACGGCATTTTCCAACCGGCAAGACCGCAGGTGGAACCGTAA
- a CDS encoding acyl-protein synthetase, which yields MDYAKLLEQDPYSMDRREKTRVMTEGLLELTEHHRSRCEDYRRIVDGLGYDPKNIRDYYDIPMMPVRLFKERELKSINDDQIFKTMTSSGTTGQQVSKIFLDEQTAANQQLTLAKIVGSYTGKSRLPMIIIDCPSVIRNRAMFSARGAGILGFSIFGSRRIYALDDDMNLNIDGIREFLEKHKGERILLFGFTFMIWQYFYRELLKLSEPLDLSNGILIHGGGWKKLQNEAVSKEEFKARLREVCGIPIVLDYYGMVEQTGCIYMECECGHLHASNFSDVIPRRMKDFSSCAIGEKGVLQVVSLLPESYPGHSILTEDEGVLLGEDDCPCGRKGKYFEVTGRIRNAEVRGCSDTYERK from the coding sequence ATGGATTATGCAAAATTGCTGGAGCAGGATCCCTATTCCATGGATCGCCGGGAGAAGACCCGGGTCATGACAGAGGGACTGCTGGAACTGACCGAGCATCACCGGTCCCGCTGTGAGGACTACAGAAGGATCGTGGACGGGCTGGGCTATGATCCGAAAAACATCAGGGATTACTATGACATTCCCATGATGCCGGTGCGGCTTTTCAAGGAGAGAGAGCTGAAAAGCATCAACGATGACCAGATTTTCAAGACGATGACCTCCTCGGGTACCACCGGGCAGCAGGTGTCGAAGATTTTTCTGGATGAGCAGACAGCGGCCAACCAGCAGCTGACGCTGGCAAAGATCGTGGGAAGCTACACGGGAAAATCCCGCCTGCCCATGATCATCATCGACTGCCCGTCGGTGATCCGCAACCGGGCCATGTTTTCCGCCAGAGGTGCGGGCATCCTGGGGTTCTCTATCTTCGGCTCCCGCAGGATTTATGCCCTGGACGACGACATGAACCTGAACATTGACGGCATCCGGGAATTCCTGGAAAAACATAAGGGAGAGCGGATCCTGTTATTCGGCTTTACCTTTATGATCTGGCAGTATTTTTACCGGGAACTGCTGAAATTATCGGAGCCGCTGGATCTGTCCAATGGCATTCTCATCCACGGCGGCGGCTGGAAGAAGCTGCAGAACGAGGCGGTGTCCAAGGAAGAGTTCAAGGCGCGTCTGCGGGAGGTGTGCGGCATCCCCATAGTGCTGGATTACTATGGCATGGTGGAGCAGACCGGCTGTATTTATATGGAGTGCGAGTGCGGACATCTGCACGCCAGCAATTTCTCTGATGTGATCCCCCGGCGTATGAAGGATTTCTCCTCCTGTGCCATTGGAGAAAAAGGCGTGCTGCAGGTGGTGTCCCTGTTGCCGGAGTCCTATCCCGGCCACTCCATTCTGACCGAGGATGAAGGCGTGCTGCTGGGAGAGGATGACTGTCCCTGCGGCCGCAAAGGAAAATATTTTGAGGTGACAGGAAGAATCCGCAACGCGGAGGTAAGGGGGTGCAGTGATACCTATGAGCGAAAATAA
- a CDS encoding acyl-CoA reductase, with protein sequence MSENKEILGRVRCLAGVPEPTVCPEVPFAEERMEFLNALSARLRKDPRTAQYTDVAAFAFWCRKANTKRLSEQLTRDGIRIGKGLVFHIAPSNVPVNFAYSLALGLLSGNANIVRVSSKPFSQVDIICEALAALFAGEEYAAIRACTSVVSYGHDKEITDYYSAICDMRVIWGGDASIQTIRESATESRCGEIAFADRYSFGIIRPSAVMAMDDEALRQLAVNFYNDTYLLDQNACSAPHLIVWLTDGEAEKAARAEAAVRFWQAVYEAAASYDLADIKVSGKYDALCNFLADTGLEKARVQRYDNRLYVLTLSELPEKIDGLRGSFGMFFQCALDALDELAPHITKKVQTAAVCGVERKEITDLILRCHLRGIDRVVGFGQTLDMGTIWDGYDIIGDLTRIIG encoded by the coding sequence ATGAGCGAAAATAAAGAGATTTTGGGCCGGGTGCGCTGCCTGGCCGGTGTGCCGGAGCCGACGGTTTGTCCGGAGGTGCCTTTTGCAGAAGAACGGATGGAGTTTTTAAATGCCTTGTCCGCCCGGCTGCGCAAAGACCCCAGGACTGCCCAGTATACGGATGTGGCGGCCTTCGCTTTCTGGTGCCGCAAGGCCAACACCAAGCGGCTGTCGGAGCAGCTGACCAGAGATGGCATCCGCATCGGCAAGGGACTGGTGTTCCACATTGCGCCGTCCAACGTGCCGGTGAATTTTGCCTATTCCCTGGCGCTGGGGCTGCTGTCCGGCAATGCCAATATTGTCCGGGTATCGTCCAAGCCCTTCTCACAGGTGGATATCATCTGTGAAGCACTGGCGGCATTGTTTGCCGGAGAGGAATATGCGGCCATCCGGGCGTGCACCTCGGTGGTGTCCTACGGGCATGACAAAGAGATCACGGATTACTATTCCGCCATCTGCGATATGCGGGTGATCTGGGGCGGTGACGCCTCCATCCAGACGATCCGGGAGTCGGCCACCGAGAGCCGCTGCGGCGAGATTGCCTTTGCAGACCGGTATTCCTTTGGCATTATCCGCCCGTCCGCGGTGATGGCCATGGACGACGAAGCCCTTCGCCAGCTGGCGGTGAATTTTTACAATGACACGTATCTGCTGGATCAGAATGCCTGCTCGGCGCCTCACCTGATCGTGTGGCTGACAGACGGGGAGGCGGAAAAAGCGGCACGGGCAGAGGCGGCAGTGCGTTTCTGGCAGGCCGTGTACGAGGCGGCGGCTTCCTACGATCTGGCGGATATCAAGGTCAGCGGAAAATACGACGCCCTCTGTAATTTTCTGGCGGATACGGGCCTGGAAAAGGCGCGGGTGCAGCGGTACGACAACCGGCTGTACGTGCTGACCCTGTCCGAACTGCCGGAGAAGATCGACGGGCTGCGGGGCAGTTTTGGCATGTTTTTCCAGTGTGCGCTGGATGCACTGGATGAGCTGGCACCCCATATCACAAAAAAAGTACAGACCGCTGCGGTGTGCGGCGTGGAGAGAAAAGAGATCACCGACCTGATCCTGCGCTGTCATCTCCGGGGCATCGACCGGGTGGTGGGCTTTGGCCAGACGCTGGACATGGGCACTATCTGGGACGGCTATGACATCATCGGCGATCTGACGAGGATCATCGGATAA
- a CDS encoding AMP-binding protein, which translates to MAYYNDYRTFGNRVIATEDNGQSATYNDLADFSAQIGKALPKRTLVFSFCENNIGSMFGYLSFLENRIVPLLLDNHIHQDLAEQLMEAYRPAYVYAPVSRAEEFAGDACVFSGMGYGLYRTRYPEDVPLYDDLALLLTTSGSTGSPKLVRQSYENVQANAASIAQYLELDETERPITTLRMNYTYGLSIINSHVLVGAEMLLTNYTLWEKEFWDFFQEAGATSFGGVPYTYEMLKKLRFFRMKLPTLRTMTQAGGKLLPELHREFAEYAQKEGKKFIVMYGQTEATARMAYLPAERSLEKYGSMGIAIPGGRFSLIDVDGQEIQEPEVVGELVYEGPNVTLGYAETQEDLIKGDERHGRLVTGDMAKKGCGRLLLYCGPEKTVPEDLRQPGQSGRNRAHGEKPF; encoded by the coding sequence ATGGCTTATTATAATGACTACAGAACCTTCGGCAATCGGGTGATTGCCACAGAGGATAACGGGCAGAGCGCCACCTACAATGATCTGGCTGATTTTTCGGCGCAGATCGGCAAAGCGCTGCCGAAACGGACGCTGGTATTTTCCTTCTGTGAAAATAACATCGGTTCCATGTTTGGCTACTTAAGTTTTCTGGAAAACCGGATCGTGCCGCTGCTGCTGGACAACCACATCCATCAGGATCTGGCAGAGCAGCTTATGGAAGCATACCGGCCGGCCTACGTGTATGCACCGGTGAGTCGGGCAGAGGAATTTGCCGGGGACGCCTGCGTGTTCAGCGGTATGGGCTATGGCCTGTACCGGACCCGGTACCCGGAGGATGTGCCGCTGTATGACGATCTGGCATTGCTGCTGACCACCTCGGGCAGCACAGGAAGCCCCAAGCTGGTGCGCCAGAGCTATGAGAATGTGCAGGCCAACGCAGCTTCCATTGCACAGTATCTGGAGCTGGACGAGACGGAACGCCCCATCACCACCCTGCGGATGAACTACACCTATGGCCTGTCCATCATCAACAGCCATGTGCTGGTGGGTGCAGAAATGCTGCTGACCAATTACACCCTGTGGGAAAAAGAATTCTGGGATTTCTTCCAGGAGGCAGGGGCCACTTCCTTCGGCGGCGTGCCCTATACATATGAAATGCTGAAAAAGCTTCGGTTCTTCCGCATGAAGCTGCCGACGCTGCGCACCATGACCCAGGCGGGCGGTAAACTTTTGCCGGAGCTGCACCGGGAGTTTGCGGAATATGCCCAGAAAGAGGGCAAGAAGTTCATCGTTATGTACGGCCAGACCGAGGCCACAGCCCGGATGGCTTACCTGCCGGCAGAACGCTCTCTGGAAAAGTACGGCAGCATGGGCATTGCCATCCCCGGCGGCCGGTTCAGCCTCATTGACGTGGACGGCCAGGAGATCCAGGAGCCGGAAGTGGTGGGCGAGCTGGTATATGAAGGGCCCAACGTGACGCTGGGCTACGCCGAGACCCAGGAGGATCTGATCAAAGGGGACGAGCGGCACGGACGGTTGGTCACCGGCGATATGGCAAAAAAGGGATGCGGACGGCTTCTATTATATTGTGGGCCGGAAAAAACGGTTCCTGAAGATCTACGGCAACCGGGTCAATCTGGACGAAACCGAGCGCATGGTGAAAAACCGTTTTGA
- a CDS encoding MATE family efflux transporter: MSTKKAADLGHDSIGKLLFQLALPAITAQIVNVLYNMVDRMYIGHIPEVGSLALTGMGVCFPLITVISAFAALTGMGGAPRAAIMMGRGDHEEAERILGNCACGTLLSGLVLTVVFLLFSDPMLMLFGASANTFPYASAYMRIYACGTLFVQVALGLNPFISTQGFATTSMMSTLIGAITNIILDPILIFGLGLGVQGAALATIISQALSALWVLRFLSGPRTQLKLRRENLHIRWKTYLPCMALGMSPFVMQSTEGLISICFNSSLLKYGGDIAVGSMTILSSVMQFSMLPLQGLSQGAQPIVSFNYGAGNADRVKKAFFFLLKACLAYSTLLWGISVFRPQLFISIFTSDPELTTFTIWSLRIYMAMSLIFGAQIACQQTFVALGNAKTSLFLAVLRKIILLIPLIFILPHFFTDQVMAVFLAEPVADTLAVCTTSIMFAVQFRQILKNMRKPVAETDTSGTN, encoded by the coding sequence ATGAGTACAAAAAAAGCCGCAGACCTGGGCCACGACAGCATCGGAAAGCTTCTTTTCCAGCTGGCACTGCCTGCCATCACCGCCCAGATCGTCAATGTCCTGTATAACATGGTTGACCGGATGTACATCGGTCATATCCCGGAGGTAGGGTCTCTTGCCCTCACCGGCATGGGTGTCTGCTTTCCGCTGATCACCGTCATCTCTGCTTTCGCCGCCCTCACCGGTATGGGCGGGGCTCCCCGGGCTGCCATTATGATGGGACGGGGCGACCATGAGGAAGCAGAACGCATCCTGGGAAATTGCGCCTGCGGCACCCTGCTGTCCGGCCTGGTTTTGACAGTGGTCTTCCTGCTGTTTTCCGATCCCATGCTCATGCTGTTCGGTGCCAGCGCCAACACCTTCCCCTACGCCTCCGCCTACATGCGTATCTATGCCTGTGGTACCCTGTTTGTACAGGTGGCACTGGGGTTGAATCCCTTTATCTCCACCCAGGGCTTTGCCACCACCAGCATGATGAGCACCCTCATCGGCGCCATCACCAACATCATCCTGGATCCCATTCTCATCTTTGGACTGGGCTTGGGCGTACAGGGTGCCGCGCTGGCCACCATCATTTCCCAGGCACTGTCCGCCCTCTGGGTACTCCGGTTCCTGTCCGGCCCCAGAACCCAGTTAAAGCTTCGCCGGGAAAACCTGCACATCCGGTGGAAAACGTACCTGCCCTGTATGGCACTGGGCATGTCCCCCTTCGTTATGCAGTCCACCGAAGGACTCATTTCCATTTGCTTTAATTCTTCCTTATTAAAATACGGCGGCGATATCGCCGTGGGTTCCATGACCATCCTCTCCAGCGTCATGCAGTTTTCCATGCTGCCGCTGCAGGGCTTAAGTCAGGGCGCCCAGCCCATCGTCAGCTTCAACTACGGCGCCGGCAACGCCGACCGGGTGAAGAAAGCCTTTTTCTTCCTGCTGAAAGCCTGCCTGGCTTATTCCACCCTGTTGTGGGGGATATCCGTCTTCCGGCCTCAGCTGTTTATCTCCATCTTTACGTCCGACCCGGAGCTGACGACCTTCACGATCTGGTCCTTACGGATTTATATGGCCATGTCCCTGATCTTCGGAGCACAGATTGCCTGCCAGCAGACCTTTGTCGCTCTGGGCAATGCTAAAACTTCTCTGTTCCTGGCCGTTCTGCGGAAGATCATTCTGCTCATTCCGCTGATCTTTATCCTGCCTCATTTCTTTACAGATCAGGTCATGGCGGTATTTCTGGCAGAACCGGTGGCAGACACCCTGGCCGTATGCACCACCTCCATTATGTTCGCGGTGCAGTTCCGGCAGATCTTGAAAAATATGAGAAAACCGGTCGCCGAAACCGATACTTCTGGCACGAACTAG
- a CDS encoding response regulator transcription factor: MLNILVCDDDKEIVEAIEIYLIQEGYHVYKAYDGVQALELLEKEEIHLLIMDVMMPRLDGIRATLKIREESSIPIIILSAKSEDTDKILGLNIGADDYVTKPFNPLELVARVKSQLRRYTKLGNLPAEDSQVYRTGGLMVDDDRKEVTVDGEPVKLTPMEYNILLLLIRNQGKVFSINQIYESIWNEDAYGAENTVAVHIRHIREKIEINPKEPRYLKVVWGIGYKLEKI; encoded by the coding sequence ATGTTAAATATTTTAGTTTGTGATGATGATAAAGAAATTGTGGAAGCGATTGAGATTTATCTGATACAGGAAGGATACCATGTATACAAGGCGTATGACGGCGTGCAGGCGCTGGAGCTCCTGGAGAAGGAGGAGATCCATCTGCTGATCATGGATGTGATGATGCCGCGGCTGGACGGGATCCGGGCCACATTGAAGATCCGGGAGGAGAGCAGCATTCCGATTATTATCCTGTCAGCGAAATCCGAGGACACGGATAAGATCCTAGGGCTGAACATCGGGGCGGACGACTATGTGACGAAGCCCTTCAACCCGCTGGAACTGGTGGCCCGGGTGAAATCCCAGCTGCGTCGGTATACGAAGCTGGGCAACCTGCCTGCGGAGGACAGCCAGGTGTACCGCACCGGCGGCCTGATGGTGGATGATGACCGGAAGGAAGTGACGGTGGACGGGGAGCCGGTGAAGCTGACGCCCATGGAGTACAATATTTTGCTGCTGTTGATCCGCAACCAGGGAAAGGTGTTTTCCATCAACCAGATTTACGAGAGTATCTGGAATGAGGACGCCTACGGCGCGGAAAATACGGTGGCGGTGCATATCCGGCATATCCGGGAGAAGATCGAGATCAACCCCAAGGAGCCCCGGTATCTGAAAGTCGTATGGGGCATCGGCTATAAGCTGGAAAAGATCTGA
- a CDS encoding HAMP domain-containing sensor histidine kinase — translation MKKENRTTAIWVCRVLVHVGIAGIVSGLLMIGYFLYKGNFTTLNSSFEASQGFYDAYDTMMTWAEDAIWIKNNVAPNGTIEEDRLMAVDFTADNGNTLTLHYRLGDINRWYMKGVTIFDDPYADYVQLMKEKADTQEAADQAEAGAQATDGAAAEVQGTDGTDEAASGSDAEATDASSEAESYTWLEEEYAPQEYGSLLEAALNNELTVSETSQLNRIVRDFIEDTGDRVSQFYQRKDQLDPANTNFRYFAQDEDGGIYTNMEGISTIEDAEDAVINQADMMFYCWNMSNGAQQYNFPEGSFHESAEGEMWRRNWLSRTDQGDDWAVVTAVDTTYSAEDIFSLARKELDSERPLFVVGVVFLAVGGLMYLICFLYLTATTGWQPEGDRYRLYFIDRVNTEVSIVLFGVLALILLWGDYLAIILAEGLLYRPGDIASAAVVISGAAVASNLGLMGGWLSLVRRLKAGLLWKNSLCRKLCLFIKACWQERTITLRTGLCYVGFLIAHFFVYHVMDSFWLLLVLDIAVGVFLLWRAIQEQRVNQGIRRITAGEVDYKIDTTHLRGDYRTEAEAVNHIGEGLSNAVEKSLKNERLKTDLITNVSHDIKTPLTSIINYVDLLKRENIQDEKVRGYIDVLDKKSQRLKNLTEDLVEASKISSGNIKLEFMPIDFVQLIWQTNGEFEEKFAARGLNLVCSIPEGSIYVMADGRRLWRVVENLYNNTAKYALQDSRVYADLKADEEQVVFSLKNISEQPLNISADELTERFVRGDVSRTTEGSGLGLSIAQNLTTLQKGKFEIYLDGDLFRVTLTFPRVKADSSEKTEEAVSQENGENQEVIMDAGEKDAH, via the coding sequence ATGAAAAAAGAGAACAGAACAACGGCCATCTGGGTCTGCCGGGTGCTGGTGCATGTGGGCATTGCCGGGATCGTGTCGGGACTGCTTATGATCGGGTATTTTCTTTACAAAGGAAATTTCACCACGCTGAACAGTTCTTTTGAGGCAAGCCAGGGTTTTTACGATGCCTATGACACCATGATGACGTGGGCGGAGGATGCTATCTGGATCAAAAATAATGTGGCGCCAAACGGCACCATCGAGGAAGACCGGCTCATGGCTGTGGATTTTACGGCGGACAACGGAAACACGCTGACGCTGCATTATCGGCTGGGGGATATCAACCGCTGGTATATGAAGGGCGTGACGATTTTTGACGATCCCTATGCAGACTATGTGCAGCTCATGAAAGAAAAAGCGGACACGCAGGAAGCAGCAGATCAGGCCGAAGCCGGAGCGCAGGCAACGGACGGTGCGGCAGCAGAAGTCCAGGGAACAGACGGCACGGACGAGGCAGCATCTGGATCAGATGCGGAGGCGACAGATGCTTCCAGTGAAGCAGAGAGCTATACCTGGCTGGAGGAGGAGTACGCCCCGCAGGAATATGGCAGTCTGCTGGAGGCGGCGCTGAACAATGAACTGACGGTGTCAGAGACTTCTCAACTGAATCGGATCGTAAGGGATTTTATTGAGGATACCGGTGACCGGGTCAGTCAGTTTTACCAGAGAAAGGACCAGCTGGATCCGGCAAACACCAATTTCCGCTATTTTGCCCAGGATGAGGACGGCGGGATCTACACGAATATGGAGGGCATTTCCACAATAGAAGATGCCGAGGATGCAGTCATCAACCAGGCGGACATGATGTTTTACTGCTGGAATATGTCCAATGGTGCACAGCAGTACAATTTCCCGGAGGGCAGCTTCCATGAAAGCGCAGAAGGGGAAATGTGGCGCAGGAACTGGCTTTCCCGGACGGATCAGGGGGATGACTGGGCGGTCGTGACTGCCGTGGATACCACCTATTCGGCGGAAGATATTTTTTCTCTGGCGAGAAAAGAGCTGGACAGTGAACGGCCCCTGTTTGTGGTCGGCGTCGTATTTCTGGCGGTGGGCGGCCTGATGTACCTGATCTGCTTTTTGTATCTGACTGCCACCACAGGCTGGCAGCCGGAGGGCGATAGATACAGACTGTATTTCATTGATCGGGTGAATACGGAAGTGTCGATTGTCCTGTTTGGGGTGCTGGCACTGATCCTGCTGTGGGGAGACTATCTGGCCATCATTCTGGCAGAAGGACTTCTGTACAGACCCGGTGATATCGCATCGGCTGCGGTTGTGATTTCCGGAGCGGCGGTTGCGTCCAACCTGGGGCTCATGGGCGGATGGCTCAGCCTGGTGCGGCGGCTGAAAGCAGGACTTCTGTGGAAAAACAGCCTGTGCCGGAAGCTGTGTCTTTTCATAAAAGCGTGCTGGCAGGAGCGCACGATCACTCTGCGGACAGGACTGTGTTATGTGGGATTTCTGATTGCTCACTTCTTTGTATATCATGTGATGGACAGTTTCTGGCTGCTGCTGGTTCTGGATATTGCCGTAGGGGTATTCCTGCTCTGGCGGGCGATCCAGGAACAGCGGGTAAATCAGGGCATCCGGCGGATCACCGCCGGGGAAGTGGATTACAAGATCGACACCACCCATCTGCGGGGAGATTACCGGACGGAAGCCGAGGCGGTGAACCATATCGGGGAGGGCCTTTCCAACGCGGTGGAGAAGAGCCTGAAAAACGAGCGGCTGAAAACAGACCTGATCACCAATGTTTCTCACGACATCAAGACGCCGCTGACATCCATCATCAACTATGTGGATCTTTTAAAGCGGGAAAATATACAGGATGAGAAAGTCAGGGGCTACATTGATGTACTGGATAAGAAATCCCAGCGCCTGAAAAACCTGACGGAGGATCTGGTGGAGGCGTCCAAGATCAGTTCCGGCAATATCAAACTGGAGTTCATGCCCATTGACTTTGTGCAGCTGATCTGGCAGACCAACGGGGAATTCGAGGAAAAATTTGCCGCCAGAGGCTTAAATCTGGTGTGCAGCATTCCCGAGGGGTCCATTTATGTCATGGCGGATGGCCGGAGACTGTGGCGGGTGGTGGAAAACCTGTACAACAACACGGCGAAATACGCCCTCCAGGACAGCCGGGTATACGCAGACCTCAAGGCAGATGAAGAGCAGGTGGTATTTTCCCTGAAAAATATTTCCGAACAGCCGCTGAACATTTCGGCGGATGAGCTGACGGAACGGTTCGTGCGGGGAGACGTGTCCCGTACCACGGAAGGCAGCGGCCTTGGCCTGTCCATCGCCCAGAACCTGACGACATTACAGAAAGGAAAGTTTGAAATCTATCTGGACGGCGATCTGTTCCGGGTGACGCTGACATTCCCAAGAGTGAAAGCGGATTCATCTGAGAAAACAGAAGAAGCGGTTTCACAGGAAAATGGTGAGAATCAGGAGGTTATCATGGATGCCGGGGAAAAGGATGCGCACTGA